One Penicillium oxalicum strain HP7-1 chromosome III, whole genome shotgun sequence genomic region harbors:
- a CDS encoding H/ACA ribonucleoprotein complex subunit NHP2, with translation MGKDKVEKKEKRSEKKEKRAEKDGISKSKKDKKEKKDKTTLVDAVEKEIASQAAENGAEVAAVDVAEIEVDAMAIDRPVGAVVPFANPLVEDKQAKKVLKSVKKAAVNKSLKRGVKEVVKALRKSPIPAANVKVDIPSGVVILAADISPMDVISHIPVLCEDHGIPYVFVTSRAELGASAATKRPTSVVMVTPKSAKNKKLDEGADGEDFGKVFEELAKLAEKEGKSVQV, from the exons ATGGGCAAGGACAAGGtcgaaaagaaggagaagcgctccgagaagaaggagaagcgcGCCGAGAAGGACGGCAtctccaagtccaagaaggacaagaaggaaaagaaggacaagaccACTCTCGTCGATGCGGtagagaaggagattgctTCTCAGGCCGCCGAGAACGGTGCTGAGGTCGCTGCCGTCGATGTGGCCGAGATTGAAGTCGATGCCATGGCCATTGATCGCCCCGTTGGCGCCGTTGTGCCATTCGCGAACCCATTGGTTGAGGACaagcaggccaagaaggtgCTCAAGAGCGTTAAGAAGG CTGCCGTCAACAAGTCTCTCAAGCGTGGTGTCAAGGAAGTCGTCAAGGCTCTCCGCAAGTCTCCAATCCCCGCCGCCAATGTCAAGGTCGACATTCCCTCTGGAGTCGTCATTCTCGCTGCCGATATCTCTCCCATGGACGTCATCTCTCACATTCCCGTTCTGTGCGAAGACCACGGCATCCCCTACGTTTTCGTCACTTCCCGTGCCGAACTCGGTGCCTCTGCCGCCACCAAGCGCCCAACCAGTGTGGTCATGGTGACCCCCAAGTCggccaagaacaagaagctcGACGAGGGTGCCGATGGCGAGGACTTTGGCAAGGTCTTTGAGGAGCTGGCCAAGCTggccgagaaggagggaaagaGCGTGCAGGTCTAA